In Chitinophaga sp. HK235, a single window of DNA contains:
- a CDS encoding alpha/beta hydrolase: MNDQLILSPEVISALEYIQSIHMPEMEDAVLAGREFYEGFIPMAGELEALFNIENVYIPSATGDIPIRIYRPSDQPQLPAVLYFHGGWFNAGNLETHDRPVRTLARLSNAVFIAVDYRLAPEFPFPHGLNDCCETLKWVIENAAALGIDPARIALAGDSAGGALAATVSRRAVKTMGINIPCQVLIYPVTDSSLSSPSWELFSDGPNLTLDGAKIAWDLYTPSPSHRNNPDAAPLLASDLTGLPPTLIITAEYDPLRDEAVQYAQKLLSAGVTVRLTEYTGMIHGFFQMGGIISSGKQAIEEAADFLSNHFSVK; the protein is encoded by the coding sequence ATGAACGATCAACTGATATTATCGCCCGAAGTCATTTCTGCATTGGAATATATTCAATCCATCCACATGCCGGAAATGGAAGATGCAGTGCTCGCAGGCAGGGAGTTTTACGAAGGTTTTATTCCCATGGCCGGAGAGCTGGAAGCGCTGTTTAATATTGAAAACGTTTACATACCATCGGCTACCGGCGATATACCTATCCGTATTTACCGGCCGTCTGATCAGCCGCAACTGCCGGCAGTACTGTATTTTCATGGTGGATGGTTTAATGCAGGAAATCTTGAAACACATGACCGGCCTGTACGTACTTTAGCCCGGTTATCAAACGCCGTGTTTATTGCAGTCGATTACCGGCTGGCTCCTGAATTTCCGTTTCCACATGGATTAAATGATTGTTGCGAGACCTTAAAATGGGTCATTGAAAATGCTGCCGCCCTTGGTATAGATCCTGCCCGGATCGCTTTGGCCGGAGACAGCGCAGGTGGTGCACTTGCGGCCACCGTAAGCAGACGGGCCGTAAAAACAATGGGAATAAATATCCCTTGTCAGGTATTGATCTATCCTGTTACAGACTCATCTCTGAGCAGCCCATCATGGGAATTGTTTTCAGACGGACCTAATCTCACACTGGATGGCGCCAAAATAGCCTGGGACCTGTATACCCCCTCCCCTTCTCACCGGAATAATCCGGATGCAGCCCCGCTGCTGGCCAGCGATCTTACAGGACTTCCGCCAACACTCATTATTACTGCCGAATATGATCCTTTAAGAGATGAAGCTGTACAATATGCACAAAAACTGCTATCTGCCGGAGTAACCGTAAGATTGACTGAATATACCGGAATGATCCATGGCTTCTTTCAGATGGGAGGTATCATTAGCAGTGGAAAACAGGCTATTGAAGAAGCAGCGGATTTTCTGAGCAATCATTTTTCAGTAAAATAA